In the genome of Pontibacter actiniarum, the window TACTTTTTATACTTTAAGTGCTGCTATACTTCCGTTTCTACTTCTGTAGAGCCACTTTCGGCGGCCAGGGTTGCTTTCTTGCTGATCTTATTTTTGTACTGCACGTTCAGGATCACGCCCAGCAGCACGAGCGCCATGCCGACGTAGGTCCAGGTGTTGAGCAGCTCGCCGAAGAAGAAAAAGCCGAAGAGAAGGGCGTAAACAATGCTGATATAGGTCAGGTTCGCCACCTTGGAGATCTCCTCATGCTGGTAAGACAGGGTCATGTAGTACTGCCCCAGCTGCGTAAACAGCCCCACCAGCAGGAGCATGGCCCAGTCCCAGCCTTCGGGCTGCACCCAGTTGAACAAAGTATACCCCCCCACCACCGGCAGCGTTACAAGCGGAAAGTAGAAGATGATCACCAGGGGGTGCTCCTGCACATTCAGCTTGCGCACAATACTGTAGGCCACACCGGTAAAGAAAGCGCTTACCACGCCCAGCCACAGGTAAAGCCCCTCCACATTGGTTTCCACGCCCTCAATCACCAAAACACCCGCAAACGACACCAGAAAGAAAACCCACTGCCA includes:
- a CDS encoding DMT family transporter translates to MKLSKGVIYMLLSTFFFSLMQVCVKWVPHIPAEEIIVFRSLISLVISLAFLRRAGVSVWGNNRKWLFARGGFGAVALILFFNVLQNIPLATAATLQYLSPIFTAILGIFIVKERVRLWQWVFFLVSFAGVLVIEGVETNVEGLYLWLGVVSAFFTGVAYSIVRKLNVQEHPLVIIFYFPLVTLPVVGGYTLFNWVQPEGWDWAMLLLVGLFTQLGQYYMTLSYQHEEISKVANLTYISIVYALLFGFFFFGELLNTWTYVGMALVLLGVILNVQYKNKISKKATLAAESGSTEVETEV